In Marinibacterium anthonyi, the DNA window GGGCTTTTCCGTATCCGACCCGATGTTTTCCAGAAAGATGAACCGCTTGCAGGCCTTCCGGAAGGCCTCGGGCGTGTTCATCTTGCCCATCCCGTAGACGTCCAGCCCCTGTTCGCGCAGGCGTGACGCCAGGCGGGTGAAATCGCTGTCCGACGACACCAGCGCGAACCCGTCGAATCGGGCGGTGTGCATCAGGTCCATCGCGTCGATCACCAGCGCGATGTCGGATGCGTTCTTGCCCACGGTGTTGGCCGGCTGGTGATGCGGCACCAGCCCGAATTCGGCCTGCACCTTGGACCAGCCCGCCATCTGCTGGCTGGAAAAATCCCCGTAGCAGCGCCGGACCGACGCCTCGCCCAGACGGGCGATTTCATCAAAGATCGCCTTGGCATACTTGGGCGACGTGTTGTCGGCGTCGATCAGGACGGCGAGAAGCGGGGTGTCTGAGCGTTCGTTCATCGGGTCTCTCTATGCGGTCCTGCGCCGGCGGGCCAGAGCGTTGCGTTAATCGAAGTGATTTCGTCGCAACCGCTTGACCCAAATCAAAGCAATGCCAACCTGTGATGATAGATTAACAGGAAGTTAAGCCCAGGAGGCTACCATGTTCGAATCCATTGTCGTTGGTGTGGACGGTTCCGAAGCGTCGGAAAAGGCGATCCGCATCGCCTGCGATCTGGCGCAGAAATACAAGGCCGGACTGCACCTGGTACACAGCCCGCAGCCCGAGACCGCGGTTTATGCCACTGCTGCCGTTGCCGGATTCCCCGCCGTTGCCGAGATGCCGACTCAGGAAGAACTGGATCAGGCCGGTGAAGAAGTGATGAAGCTGGCCCTGGCCACCGCCGCCGAGGCCGGTCAGCCCGATGTCCAGACGCACATGCTGCGCGGCGATCCGGCCGATCAGCTGATCGATTGCGCCGAACGGGTCGGCGCCGACCTGATCGTCACCGGCCGCCGTGGCCTGGGCAATCTGGCCGGGATCGTTCTGGGGTCCACCTCGCAAAGGATCGCCCATCACGCGAAATGCGCCGTTCTGACCGTCGTCTGATGGTCTGACACGGCACGATATACCGCGTCGCTCCGGGGCAGGGTAGGTGGCGCGGGTCAGGCAAGGTCCGGTTGCGCATGGGGGTGCAATCCGGGCCTTGTCATTTTCAGGGGGCGGTTTGCGGCCCCGTCACTTGGGCGGATTACTTGCGATAAACCGAATGGCAGGCCTTGCAGGCGCCGCCGATCTGACCCATCGCCGGCCCGATCGATGCCTGGTCGGTGATCGATCCGGCCGCGGCGGTGGCCGCGGTTTCCAGGTCCATCGCCTTGGATGTGAAATCGTCCCACTGGGTCCAGATGATGGGTTTCGCTTCCGAGGCCGGATCGTCTTCCTGCGGTTCGAATTTCGCCGGGATCTCCAGCGCGGCCTTGGCCATCGTGTCGGCGGCGGCCTGCGCGGCATCGGCGTCGAAGGCCGTCGCGCCCTTGGCCATGTCGCCCAGGATCTTGGTCTGGGCCCCGATGGTCTTCATCAGGTCCATCCGCGCCTGCACGGTCGGGTTCGATGCATCGGCGGCCTGGCTGTCGATGGCGGGCGCGATGGCGAGGAGGGCTGCGAAGGCGCTCGTCAGGGCGAGCGCGGTAACGTTGCGATTCATTAAGGCTGTCCTCATTGTTCCAGACATTCTGTTTCCAGACGGGCCGAGAATGCGAAGATTCGTGTGACACTTCCACGATTTACGCGGCTGCTGTCGCAACTGTGATCACGGAACGGTGAATCTCGACTCGGCAGGCCGACTCGCTGTACACAATG includes these proteins:
- the nhaX gene encoding Stress response protein NhaX, producing the protein MFESIVVGVDGSEASEKAIRIACDLAQKYKAGLHLVHSPQPETAVYATAAVAGFPAVAEMPTQEELDQAGEEVMKLALATAAEAGQPDVQTHMLRGDPADQLIDCAERVGADLIVTGRRGLGNLAGIVLGSTSQRIAHHAKCAVLTVV
- a CDS encoding Cytochrome c556 is translated as MNRNVTALALTSAFAALLAIAPAIDSQAADASNPTVQARMDLMKTIGAQTKILGDMAKGATAFDADAAQAAADTMAKAALEIPAKFEPQEDDPASEAKPIIWTQWDDFTSKAMDLETAATAAAGSITDQASIGPAMGQIGGACKACHSVYRK
- a CDS encoding NYN domain protein, whose protein sequence is MNERSDTPLLAVLIDADNTSPKYAKAIFDEIARLGEASVRRCYGDFSSQQMAGWSKVQAEFGLVPHHQPANTVGKNASDIALVIDAMDLMHTARFDGFALVSSDSDFTRLASRLREQGLDVYGMGKMNTPEAFRKACKRFIFLENIGSDTEKPADEAPKTQRSLNEVRDLVHRAMDTIEQEDDWYALGPIGQFITASNPDFDTRSYGKRKLSDLIRAIKTLETRRDDSNQLLVRRLD